A single window of Mycosarcoma maydis chromosome 1, whole genome shotgun sequence DNA harbors:
- a CDS encoding uncharacterized protein (related to PUF3 - transcript-specific regulator of mRNA degradation), which yields MVDRRASSFVQHRSPSLSHSTTLPPPGKRSVSGSANSGALASFTPNDDLVREPSDSSLSLAHALSGPSPAVQDQNLPVHSKPSPPAPHCYATAMSKLDQNALDAKDTASTAPIFTPSPLLPQDGSAWSIGRPGSLSWANDLGARPPLTELITDSATSSPNAVKRATANDSTAIANTSSSPSATVKDAAATAEESDKPSSVSPRSNKNTATTVSKRAPIRSTTLDPKHLAANRRLSGDSDNELPSGQVAGADQDATLTDGVSSLTIATDNIAASNSVPQQHGYHSPPAFMGPSHHAPHPTAAFAPPPFSPGEAFMQPSPYLAGSGARSPDGYRQGFASVANMMPGMAPIDMSGYESYRTTPDPYAPTMPGRAIFASPGSQGSTPQSPSFGPTPLGAPFNPAMRNGEALFYPGVVAGFGPPPTMGGGVGSGVRPGMAPAPGQYGFGPAQGGVDVRSSHLVQSPMMAPGMPMPMPMPMAVGVGMGMGAIMLPPTSSPINASAMSSGAPDSRSSPSISQSSAYASAPHRRIGSSGAEPFGPGASMSPPAAFGMSGQAGAFVPGQAAMHGMLAGVPMHASMIPWNARFHDHGRVATGPGSVMAPVAGYTPIDAHYARNGATFYSAAPFHAVGANGMVGGSSGGNINGGVAGGSRSALLEEFRSRHAKNRKFELADIRGSVVEFSGDQHGSRFIQEKLDCASAEERKAVFEEVLPHARQLMTDVFGNYVMQKMLEHGDDEQRERLGREMEGHVLSLSLGTYGCRVVQKALDHVSGAQREKFALELDRHLMECVRDQNANHVVQKVIERVDASKIGFIAQAFVGKVSVLASHCYSCRVLQRVLEHCSDVDVRPLLEELHADMLALMQHQYANYVVQWVLQRGHVHDRQRVIAKIKGCVLRLSTHKFASNVVEQALKIAARSDLHDLVQEILTPTPPLVAPAVRMMNDQYANYVLQRFLECATPHHRAALVQLLEPSLLLARRSIAPSTPSAVHAPKHLVAIERLIDSFNSHPDA from the exons ATGGTAGATCGCAGAGCGTCCTCCTTCGTCCAACATCGCTCTCCGTCCTTATCGCACTCGACAACCTTGCCTCCTCCGGGGAAACGCAGCGTCAGTGGCAGCGCCAACTCTGGCGCACTCGCTTCCTTCACTCCGAACGACGACTTAGTTCGTGAACCTTCAGATTCGTCCCTGTCGTTGGCGCATGCGCTGTCCGGTCCCTCTCCCGCTGTCCAGGACCAAAATCTCCCCGTGCATTCCAAACCGAGTCCGCCGGCGCCACATTGCTACGCTACCGCCATGTCCAAATTAGATCAGAACGCC CTTGATGCCAAGGATACGGCTTCCACTGCGCCCATCTTTACTCCTTCGCCGTTGCTGCCCCAAGATGGTTCTGCCTGGTCCATCGGTCGTCCTGGATCGCTCAGCTGGGCCAATGATCTTGGCGCAAGACCACCACTTACAGAGCTCATCACTGACTCAGCCACGTCGAGCCCGAATGCAGTCAAGCGTGCTACCGCCAACGACTCAACAGCGATTGCGAACACATCCTCCTCTCCCTCTGCCACTGTCAAGGATGCAGCGGCGACCGCTGAGGAGAGCGACAAGCCATCATCAGTCTCGCCCCGCAGCAACAAGAACACAGCCACGACTGTGTCGAAACGTGCGCCGATTCGCTCCACCACGCTAGATCCCAAGCACCTCGCAGCAAACAGAAGGCTCAGCGGCGACAGTGACAACGAGCTGCCATCCGGTCAGGTGGCTGGCGCTGACCAGGACGCAACATTGACCGACGGCGTCAGCTCGCTCACGATTGCCACTGACAACATTGCGGCATCCAATTCTGTGCCACAGCAACACGGTTACCATTCGCCACCCGCGTTCATGGGTCCTTCTCACCACGCCCCTCATCCGACCGCCGCGTTCGCTCCACCGCCTTTCAGCCCCGGCGAAGCTTTCATGCAGCCGTCACCATATCTTGCCGGAAGCGGTGCTCGCTCGCCCGACGGATACAGGCAGGGGTTTGCGAGCGTCGCCAACATGATGCCTGGCATGGCGCCGATCGACATGTCTGGCTACGAATCGTACCGTACCACGCCCGACCCTTACGCGCCCACGATGCCAGGACGTGCGATCTTTGCATCTCCCGGCTCACAGGGCTCCACGCCACAGAGCCCTTCGTTCGGACCGACGCCGCTCGGAGCGCCGTTCAACCCAGCAATGCGCAACGGGGAAGCGCTCTTCTACCCTGGCGTAGTTGCGGGATTCGGCCCTCCACCCACCATGGGCGGAGGTGTGGGTTCGGGCGTGCGTCCAGGTATGGCGCCAGCGCCTGGGCAGTACGGTTTTGGTCCGGCGCAGGGAGGCGTCGATGTACGTTCGTCGCATCTCGTACAGTCGCCCATGATGGCTCCGgggatgccgatgccgatgccaaTGCCGATGGCTGTAGGAGTGGGAATGGGAATGGGAGCGATCATGTTGCCACCAACGAGTTCTCCGATCAACGCTTCGGCAATGAGTTCCGGTGCGCCTGACAgtcgcagctcgccaagtATCTCGCAGTCGTCGGCGTACGCATCAGCACCGCACCGTAGGATTGGCTCGTCGGGCGCCGAGCCGTTCGGTCCCGGTGCGAGCATGTCACCACCAGCTGCGTTTGGGATGAGCGGACAAGCGGGCGCATTCGTGCCTGGTCAAGCCGCGATGCATGGCATGCTGGCTGGTGTACCGATGCACGCTTCCATGATTCCATGGAATGCGCGCTTCCACGATCATGGTCGTGTGGCTACCGGTCCAGGCAGTGTGATGGCTCCGGTTGCAGGATACACACCGATCGACGCGCACTACGCGCGCAACGGTGCGACATTCTACAGCGCTGCACCGTTCCACGCAGTCGGAGCGAACGGCATGGTCGGTGGCAGTAGCGGCGGAAACATCAACGGCGGAGTGGCGGGTGGTTCGCGTAGTGCGCTTCTGGAAGAGTTCCGGAGTCGTCACGCGAAAAACCGCAAGTTTGAGCTTGCAGATATACGCGGTAGCGTAGTGGAGTTCAGTGGCGATCAGCACGGGAGTCGGTTTATCCAAGAGAAACTGGATTGCGCGTCGGCGGAAGAGAGGAAGGCGGTGTTCGAGGAGGTGTTGCCACATGCACGTCAACTGATGACCGACGTGTTTGGGAATTACGTGATGCAGAAGATGCTGGAAcatggcgatgacgagcagcgcgagCGATTGGGACGCGAGATGGAGGGACATGTGctgtcgctctcgctcggAACGTATGGTTGTCGCGTAGTTCAAAAGGCGTTGGATCATGTCTCGGGAGCGCAACGCGAGAAATTCGCGTTGGAACTCGACCGACATCTGATGGAGTGTGTTCGCGATCAGAACGCAAACCACGTAGTTCAGAAGGTGATCGAGCGTGTGGATGCGTCCAAGATCGGGTTTATCGCGCAGGCGTTTGTTGGCAAAGTGTCGGTGCTGGCGTCGCACTGTTACTCGTGTCGCGTGCTCCAACGTGTCTTGGAGCACTGTAGCGATGTGGACGTACGTCCGTTGCTCGAAGAGCTGCATGCGGACATGCTCGCATTGATGCAGCATCAGTATGCCAACTATGTTGTGCAGTGGGTGCTACAGCGCGGACACGTGCACGATCGCCAACGCGTGATAGCCAAGATCAAAGGCTGCGTACTGCGCTTGTCCACACACAAGTTTGCCTCGAACGtggtcgagcaagcgctcAAAATCGCGGCTCGCTCCGACCTCCATGATTTGGTCCAGGAGATCCTGACCCCCACACCGCCCCTGGTCGCCCCTGCCGTCCGCATGATGAACGACCAGTATGCCAACTACGTCCTCCAGCGCTTCCTCGAGTGCGCAACTCCACACCACAGAGCTgcgctcgtccagctccTCGAACCCTCACTACTGCTCGCTAGACGCTCCATCGCTCCCTCCACGCCGTCTGCCGTCCATGCGCCAAAAcacctcgtcgccatcgaaCGCCTTATCGACAGCTTCAACTCTCACCCCGACGCGTAG